One stretch of Nodularia sp. LEGE 06071 DNA includes these proteins:
- a CDS encoding adenylate/guanylate cyclase domain-containing protein → MTEITLRLQQEDTEKTLTVNQDEFIIGRLPECDLYLPFGGVSRKHARLVKTVNGVWTIEDLGSKNGTQVNQNLISQIHELHHGDMIWLGNVNLEVLFGNGAAHCMNQQTIGSIDSQPRTIFHNVKQLQQQWIEADSQDGETSNKDKTIARLKDLVDIAKNLCAAASIEEIFSQVQQVVFRYLDSIDRLALLIDVNGCGHLELVNAATRDIDQQKYLEGDGDWISRSICQRVFEEKIALQTADTHKDERFSGEHSILVKGIRSAMAVPLWDENKVVGVLYADAHLSSSHWANEGEEELSFFSALANLVASSVQRWLLADKLKAEEVIRHRLERYHSPAVVQQLIAVGGLPDGRLAPTESEISIVFADLVGFTAISERLTPTAIAQLLNNLFEEMLQEVFAYGGTLDKYIGDCIMAFFGAPEPQPDHADRATAAAKGMLARLERLNASGFWQEPLQLRIAINSGKAVVGDVGSFQRVDYTALGAAINLAARMEAVCPPSECVISETTYFMLSQTSDFHEMGHYRFKGIDRLVKVYQTKTVTQIL, encoded by the coding sequence ATGACTGAAATCACATTACGCCTACAACAGGAAGATACGGAAAAAACGTTGACAGTGAATCAAGATGAATTCATCATTGGGCGTTTGCCGGAATGTGACTTATACTTACCTTTTGGCGGAGTTTCCCGTAAACACGCCCGGCTGGTAAAAACTGTTAATGGTGTATGGACTATTGAAGATTTGGGTAGCAAAAACGGGACACAGGTGAACCAAAATCTCATTAGTCAAATCCACGAATTACATCATGGTGATATGATTTGGCTGGGAAATGTGAATTTGGAAGTGCTGTTTGGCAATGGTGCGGCACATTGTATGAATCAGCAGACTATAGGGTCAATAGATTCTCAGCCAAGAACGATTTTTCACAACGTCAAGCAACTACAACAGCAATGGATAGAAGCTGATAGCCAAGATGGGGAAACCAGTAATAAAGACAAAACTATTGCCCGCCTCAAAGACTTGGTAGATATAGCCAAAAATCTCTGTGCAGCAGCATCCATAGAAGAAATTTTCTCTCAAGTGCAACAAGTTGTTTTTCGTTACCTCGATAGTATTGACCGCTTGGCGCTATTAATTGATGTCAATGGCTGCGGTCATCTGGAGTTAGTGAATGCTGCTACTAGAGACATTGACCAACAGAAATATCTCGAAGGTGATGGCGACTGGATTAGTCGCAGTATTTGTCAGAGAGTGTTTGAGGAAAAAATTGCACTTCAAACTGCTGATACCCATAAGGATGAACGCTTTTCGGGAGAACACAGTATTTTGGTGAAAGGCATCCGTAGCGCGATGGCTGTACCTTTGTGGGATGAAAATAAAGTTGTCGGCGTTCTTTATGCCGATGCTCATCTTTCATCTTCCCATTGGGCAAATGAAGGGGAGGAAGAACTCAGTTTTTTTTCGGCTTTAGCAAACCTTGTAGCTTCTAGTGTACAACGTTGGCTGTTGGCAGATAAATTAAAAGCTGAAGAAGTGATTCGGCACCGATTAGAGCGTTATCATTCTCCAGCCGTTGTGCAGCAATTAATCGCTGTAGGTGGTTTACCTGATGGTCGTTTAGCTCCCACAGAAAGCGAAATCAGCATTGTGTTTGCAGATTTAGTTGGGTTCACGGCAATTTCGGAACGGTTAACACCAACTGCGATCGCACAATTATTGAATAATTTATTTGAAGAGATGCTACAAGAAGTATTTGCCTATGGTGGCACTTTGGATAAATATATAGGCGACTGTATTATGGCATTTTTTGGCGCACCAGAACCCCAACCAGATCATGCAGATCGCGCCACTGCTGCGGCTAAGGGAATGTTGGCTCGTCTGGAACGTCTCAATGCTAGTGGTTTTTGGCAGGAACCGCTACAGTTACGCATTGCCATTAACAGTGGTAAAGCTGTGGTGGGGGATGTTGGTAGTTTTCAAAGGGTAGATTATACCGCATTAGGGGCAGCAATTAATCTGGCAGCGCGTATGGAAGCAGTCTGTCCTCCCAGTGAATGTGTGATCAGTGAAACCACTTATTTCATGCTTTCGCAAACCTCAGACTTTCACGAAATGGGACATTATCGTTTCAAAGGTATTGATCGATTGGTGAAGGTTTATCAGACAAAAACAGTAACTCAAATTCTTTAA
- a CDS encoding Rpn family recombination-promoting nuclease/putative transposase → MRRDSIFYKLFQQAPTLLFELLANPPENADAYRFDSVAVKEPKFEIDGVFLPPENAGAGIVYFCEVQFKKDEQLYERVFAESSLYFYRNRARFSDWQAVIIYPSRSIEQSDIYPHRTLLSGNQVHRVYLDELGDIRELPLWVALMVLTTVEEEQAPEAARYLLTKTRENVTSPSSRAIIEIITTIMVYKFERLNRREVETMLGITLKETRVYREIKDEGRQEEAANLISRQLTKRFGELSEEMRSLISGLPLPILEDLSEAFLDFTSLTDLQSWLEALEN, encoded by the coding sequence ATGCGTCGTGATTCGATTTTTTACAAACTATTTCAACAAGCTCCTACCCTATTATTTGAATTGTTAGCAAATCCCCCGGAAAATGCAGATGCTTATCGATTTGATTCAGTAGCTGTCAAAGAACCAAAATTTGAAATTGATGGGGTATTTCTCCCGCCAGAAAATGCAGGTGCAGGAATTGTATATTTCTGTGAAGTGCAATTTAAAAAGGACGAACAGCTTTATGAACGAGTATTTGCCGAATCTTCACTATATTTCTATCGCAACCGTGCTAGATTTAGCGATTGGCAAGCAGTGATTATTTATCCTTCTCGCAGTATTGAACAAAGCGATATTTATCCTCATCGAACCCTACTCAGTGGAAACCAAGTACATCGGGTTTATTTGGATGAATTGGGGGATATTCGAGAATTACCCTTATGGGTAGCATTGATGGTATTAACTACTGTAGAGGAAGAACAAGCACCAGAAGCAGCAAGGTATTTGTTAACCAAAACCCGTGAAAATGTAACATCGCCATCAAGTCGCGCCATAATAGAAATAATCACGACGATTATGGTGTATAAATTTGAACGATTAAACAGAAGGGAGGTTGAAACTATGCTGGGAATAACACTCAAGGAAACGAGAGTTTACCGAGAAATTAAAGACGAAGGACGACAGGAAGAGGCTGCTAACTTAATTAGCAGACAATTGACTAAGCGATTTGGAGAACTGTCGGAGGAAATGCGCTCTTTGATTTCTGGTTTACCTTTGCCTATTCTCGAAGATTTGAGCGAAGCATTTTTAGATTTTACGAGTTTAACTGATTTACAATCCTGGTTAGAAGCGCTGGAAAATTAA
- the glf gene encoding UDP-galactopyranose mutase, producing MAIDCSFTTLTSETPEIVCLSNLRCNSVHPRLKHILSRCTSQRRVFFIEQVIFTDQLMGRLDVRQDKSGLVVVIPSLPKGLSEEKINAELQKLLNAFFRENHIDNYIFWYCTSKAIAFTRNLQPQAVIYDCMDELPTIKSIPPTLQEYESEMFSLADLVFIIGEKSSQAIQVHQHPNIYAFPSSGDCDRTWNTMMKLIDFAIAARQNEDTSHSQKAIQGYKAPETCKTDWQFDYLIVGAGFAGSVMAERLASQCGKKVLVVDKRNHIGGNAYDYYNHDGILVHKYGPHIFHTNSQEVFKYLSQFTQWRPYQHRVLSSVDGQMLPLPINLDTINQLYGMNLNSFEVDEFFKCIAEPKEYIRTSEDVIVSKVGKELYKKFFQGYTRKQWGLDPSELDKSVITRVPTRTNRDNRYFTDTYQAMPLHGYTRMFEKMLDHPNIKVMLNTDYREIEQVIPWREMVYTGAIDEFFDYRYGKLPYRSMHFQHETHNTPVFQPAPVINYPNEHLYTRVTEFKYLTGQEHNKTTIVYEFPQAEGEPYYPVPRPENYEIYTKYKALADSMSGVYFVGRLATYKYYNMDQCVAQALSVYQQIKFVEIGKSTATRNL from the coding sequence ATGGCAATAGATTGTAGTTTTACTACCTTGACTTCGGAGACTCCTGAGATAGTTTGCCTGTCTAATTTGCGTTGTAATTCTGTTCACCCCAGATTAAAACACATTTTAAGTCGCTGTACTTCACAAAGGCGAGTATTTTTTATCGAGCAGGTAATTTTTACTGACCAACTAATGGGGCGGTTAGATGTCAGACAAGACAAGAGTGGTTTAGTGGTGGTGATTCCATCTCTGCCAAAAGGATTGAGTGAGGAGAAGATCAACGCAGAGTTACAGAAATTGCTCAATGCTTTTTTTCGAGAGAATCATATTGACAATTACATTTTTTGGTATTGTACATCAAAAGCGATCGCCTTTACCCGCAACCTGCAACCCCAGGCGGTTATATACGATTGCATGGATGAGTTACCCACAATTAAAAGCATCCCGCCGACACTCCAGGAATACGAGAGTGAAATGTTCTCTCTTGCAGACTTGGTGTTTATTATCGGTGAAAAAAGTAGCCAAGCAATTCAGGTACATCAGCATCCGAATATTTATGCGTTTCCCAGTAGCGGGGATTGCGATCGCACTTGGAATACAATGATGAAGCTGATAGACTTTGCCATTGCAGCGCGTCAGAATGAAGACACAAGCCATTCCCAGAAGGCAATACAGGGTTACAAAGCACCAGAAACCTGCAAAACAGATTGGCAATTTGATTACTTAATTGTGGGTGCGGGATTTGCTGGAAGCGTGATGGCGGAACGTTTGGCGAGTCAGTGTGGTAAAAAAGTGTTAGTTGTGGACAAGCGCAATCACATTGGTGGTAATGCTTACGATTATTATAATCATGATGGCATTCTCGTACATAAATACGGCCCCCACATCTTTCACACCAACTCCCAGGAAGTCTTTAAATACCTTTCACAATTCACTCAGTGGCGACCTTACCAACATCGCGTCTTGAGTAGCGTCGATGGTCAAATGTTGCCTCTCCCCATTAATTTGGACACTATTAACCAACTCTATGGGATGAACCTAAATTCATTTGAGGTGGATGAGTTCTTCAAATGTATTGCGGAACCGAAAGAATACATCCGCACATCAGAAGATGTTATAGTCAGCAAAGTTGGAAAGGAACTGTATAAAAAATTCTTCCAAGGCTACACCCGCAAGCAATGGGGACTCGACCCTTCAGAGTTAGATAAATCAGTCATTACTAGGGTTCCCACCCGTACCAACCGCGACAACCGCTATTTTACCGACACCTATCAAGCAATGCCTCTACACGGTTATACTCGGATGTTCGAGAAGATGTTAGACCATCCCAATATTAAGGTGATGCTGAACACCGATTACCGAGAAATTGAGCAGGTAATCCCTTGGCGTGAGATGGTTTATACCGGAGCGATTGATGAATTTTTCGATTATCGCTATGGCAAATTACCTTATAGATCAATGCATTTCCAGCACGAGACACATAATACCCCTGTATTTCAACCAGCGCCAGTGATTAACTATCCCAATGAACACCTGTATACCCGTGTCACAGAGTTTAAGTATTTAACTGGACAGGAACACAATAAAACGACCATCGTTTATGAGTTTCCCCAGGCGGAAGGTGAACCGTATTATCCTGTACCTCGTCCTGAGAATTATGAAATTTATACAAAATACAAAGCGTTGGCAGATTCTATGTCAGGGGTGTATTTTGTGGGACGGTTAGCCACTTATAAATATTACAATATGGATCAATGTGTGGCTCAGGCTCTTTCGGTGTATCAACAAATCAAGTTTGTGGAAATTGGGAAAAGTACCGCTACACGAAATTTGTAA
- a CDS encoding glycosyltransferase, whose amino-acid sequence MKSYFSGFLTQPEVQTHISHRQITKVAIIIETDHNFNSLCSVLEDIGRLKLYQTKIDIYIVDKVSDNRIQAYLEQFNFDHIKVIHTDEKLDKSGGFYYGLKYVSQLKYDYIWLLDDDVRVDPLALSTLITTLQNHDEVGLVASQLYQRKEPQTIQEFGRLINGEQPLSKTKYGKYHNILNEELLPNQPYIKVDNCAAKSLLLRHCVVQHIGFFKDSWLEFDDLDLCLRVKVAGWIIAVNPSSIIWQNSPDLEFNTRIDSDNECNLYYWQKYRPDLL is encoded by the coding sequence GTGAAATCTTATTTCTCAGGATTTTTAACTCAACCAGAGGTACAAACCCATATCTCTCATAGGCAGATCACGAAAGTTGCAATTATTATTGAGACTGATCATAACTTCAATTCTCTATGTTCTGTGCTAGAAGATATTGGCAGACTGAAATTATATCAGACAAAAATTGATATATATATTGTGGATAAGGTTTCAGATAATAGGATTCAAGCTTATTTAGAACAATTTAATTTTGATCATATTAAGGTTATTCACACAGATGAAAAATTAGATAAATCTGGTGGATTTTATTATGGGTTAAAATATGTGAGTCAACTTAAATATGATTACATCTGGCTGCTTGATGATGATGTGCGTGTAGACCCTTTGGCTCTCAGTACACTAATTACAACCTTACAAAATCATGATGAAGTCGGCTTAGTAGCTTCTCAACTTTATCAGCGAAAAGAACCTCAAACTATTCAAGAATTTGGGAGATTGATTAATGGTGAGCAACCACTATCAAAAACCAAATATGGCAAGTACCACAATATCTTAAATGAGGAATTATTACCAAATCAACCTTATATTAAGGTAGATAATTGTGCGGCTAAATCACTTCTATTACGCCATTGTGTTGTGCAGCATATTGGATTCTTTAAAGATTCTTGGCTTGAGTTTGATGATTTAGATTTGTGCTTACGAGTTAAAGTAGCTGGTTGGATTATTGCTGTGAATCCTAGTTCAATTATTTGGCAAAATTCACCTGATTTGGAATTCAACACCAGGATTGATTCTGACAATGAATGCAATCTTTACTATTGGCAAAAGTACAGACCAGACCTTTTATAA
- a CDS encoding GUN4 domain-containing protein translates to MAEDSQDQNVPITLETVRKLLDSKLISLGIPGAFIGVAIDFARKWEWEKASLCILAAAGVWLFIKVGSKLSPRIDKLLDWILGNAERLALDLWAKITSDFEGKYYQRLKFDCREYEIRGINRGALQLENVFVPLKMAQTAAELTKQDMIQPLVNPLQQQEIGNLLVQMKSNVSFKRLAILGAPGCGKSTLLRHITLMYARRKQRRLHPQAPKLIPVLLQLRDIYQEIINNPEIPLAEVIENAVKKLQASEPLQPRPGWFAKQLRQNKCLVMLDGLDEIPDDSQRQDVSAWVDRQIKTEYPNSCFILTSRPEGYKKAPLTANVYQLEVQPFTREQRDKFIQDWSLHRVKLEYNNKIDLGVRDRAKKQANNLIEQIEASSSLKLMARNPLLLNMIAITHETHGNLSNKRVDLYKDICRVLLEGRQRAKGLNTLLSAEQKQVVLKSLALELMQQNTQAFTLDEFSSRDKTYKQAKSLIKEKLDRFPQQAITPEDFIKKDDLGVRELMSEKQQEGIYEFAHKTFQEYLAAVEITDLQPEQQENLLIAAFNDETKLAWWRETIRFYAAQTDASQLIKNALKYANISVLTLAYQCSKEAQQISPEIKQQLTAKLETGLESDDLDEFTLAAEVKLADRMSQLNHDLVSLESNSEQESFAVDTSYITWTEYQLFLNETSSPSTLTNKRQAQQPVTNISFWDANRFCAWLSLRSRQELGEPGICYRPSLEKDEQNAHGKINIQIKLLRFQVPTRYAQLAYYLAAVMWKEADEETLKVMLEVAGREKQGYLELEDIEQFPCEDLKIIDKLWVDYSNGYFGFSVQKKIYLEEGGILEGNRTSSPFKKVLARFRWIYKSFGVRVKEDDEVFYKAFCRFGDRVGWRVEKKWLKPSVDVTSHTSVEAGHLPSVMTLVGKDSRTGLFCGVILSRRDL, encoded by the coding sequence ATGGCAGAAGACTCACAAGACCAGAACGTACCCATAACGCTGGAAACGGTTCGGAAACTACTTGATTCCAAGCTGATTAGCCTCGGTATTCCTGGGGCTTTTATTGGGGTTGCAATTGATTTTGCCCGCAAGTGGGAATGGGAAAAGGCCAGTTTGTGTATATTGGCTGCTGCTGGTGTCTGGTTATTCATCAAAGTTGGTAGCAAACTCAGTCCACGCATCGACAAACTACTGGACTGGATATTAGGTAACGCTGAAAGACTAGCTTTAGATTTATGGGCAAAGATAACCTCTGATTTTGAAGGCAAATATTATCAAAGATTAAAGTTTGACTGTCGGGAATATGAAATTAGAGGAATTAATCGCGGTGCGTTGCAATTAGAAAATGTGTTTGTTCCCCTAAAAATGGCGCAGACAGCAGCCGAACTGACGAAACAGGATATGATTCAGCCGCTAGTTAACCCACTGCAACAGCAAGAAATTGGCAACTTGCTAGTACAGATGAAAAGCAATGTCTCTTTTAAGCGGTTGGCTATTTTAGGTGCGCCTGGTTGTGGAAAGTCAACTCTTCTCAGACACATTACTTTGATGTATGCGAGACGCAAACAACGACGCTTACATCCTCAAGCGCCTAAATTAATTCCAGTGCTGCTGCAATTGCGAGATATTTACCAAGAAATTATTAACAATCCTGAGATACCTTTAGCAGAAGTCATTGAGAACGCAGTTAAGAAACTCCAAGCTAGTGAACCCCTACAACCGCGCCCAGGTTGGTTTGCTAAACAACTCCGACAAAATAAATGTTTAGTCATGCTGGATGGATTAGATGAAATTCCAGATGATAGTCAAAGACAAGATGTAAGTGCATGGGTTGACCGACAAATTAAAACAGAATATCCTAATAGTTGCTTTATTCTCACTTCCCGTCCAGAAGGTTATAAAAAAGCACCGCTAACAGCGAATGTCTACCAGTTAGAAGTACAGCCATTTACCCGTGAACAACGGGATAAATTTATTCAAGATTGGTCTTTGCACCGTGTCAAGCTTGAGTATAACAATAAAATAGATTTGGGAGTACGCGATCGCGCCAAAAAACAAGCTAATAATCTGATTGAGCAAATCGAAGCATCCTCATCTTTAAAATTGATGGCAAGGAATCCTTTATTGCTAAATATGATTGCCATCACCCACGAAACACACGGTAATTTATCTAATAAAAGAGTAGATTTATATAAAGATATTTGTCGGGTCTTGTTAGAAGGAAGGCAACGAGCTAAAGGTTTAAACACTCTTCTTTCTGCTGAACAGAAGCAAGTTGTTTTAAAGTCTCTTGCACTAGAGTTAATGCAACAAAATACCCAAGCATTTACTTTAGATGAATTTTCTAGCCGTGACAAGACATACAAGCAAGCTAAATCTCTGATTAAAGAAAAATTAGATAGGTTTCCCCAACAAGCAATTACGCCAGAAGACTTTATTAAAAAAGATGATTTGGGTGTGCGAGAGTTAATGAGTGAAAAGCAGCAAGAGGGAATCTATGAATTTGCTCATAAAACTTTTCAAGAATATCTTGCAGCCGTTGAAATTACAGACTTACAACCAGAACAACAAGAGAATTTATTAATAGCCGCATTTAATGATGAAACTAAGTTGGCTTGGTGGCGAGAAACCATCAGATTTTATGCAGCCCAAACAGATGCAAGTCAATTAATTAAAAATGCTCTAAAGTATGCAAATATATCTGTATTAACCCTAGCCTACCAGTGTAGCAAAGAAGCCCAACAAATTTCACCAGAGATAAAACAGCAGCTAACAGCTAAGTTAGAAACAGGTTTAGAGTCTGATGACTTAGATGAATTTACCTTAGCGGCTGAAGTAAAACTTGCTGACCGGATGAGTCAGTTAAATCATGATTTAGTAAGTTTAGAAAGTAATTCTGAACAAGAAAGCTTTGCAGTTGATACTAGTTATATAACTTGGACAGAATATCAACTGTTTTTAAATGAAACCAGTTCCCCAAGTACCTTGACTAATAAAAGACAAGCTCAACAGCCTGTAACTAATATTAGCTTTTGGGATGCTAATCGTTTTTGTGCTTGGTTGAGTTTAAGAAGTCGCCAAGAATTAGGTGAACCGGGAATTTGCTACAGGCCGTCACTAGAAAAAGATGAACAAAATGCTCATGGTAAAATTAACATTCAAATCAAACTCCTGCGATTTCAAGTACCTACTCGTTATGCACAACTCGCCTACTATCTAGCAGCAGTTATGTGGAAAGAGGCTGATGAGGAAACATTAAAAGTGATGCTGGAAGTAGCGGGACGGGAAAAACAAGGTTATCTGGAACTGGAAGACATTGAGCAATTTCCCTGTGAAGACTTGAAAATTATTGACAAACTGTGGGTTGATTATAGTAATGGATACTTTGGATTTAGTGTTCAGAAAAAAATATATCTTGAAGAGGGTGGAATCTTAGAAGGAAATCGAACAAGTTCGCCTTTTAAGAAGGTTCTTGCCCGATTCAGATGGATATATAAATCTTTTGGTGTTAGAGTTAAGGAAGATGATGAGGTTTTTTACAAAGCTTTTTGTCGCTTTGGAGATCGCGTGGGGTGGAGAGTGGAAAAGAAGTGGTTAAAACCTAGCGTTGATGTCACATCACATACCTCTGTGGAGGCAGGACACTTACCTAGTGTGATGACACTTGTGGGAAAGGATAGTAGGACAGGTTTATTTTGTGGTGTTATTCTCTCGCGTCGAGACTTGTAA
- a CDS encoding FitA-like ribbon-helix-helix domain-containing protein produces MAQILVENLDPLILEKLENLAKQNGRSLQEELKHILQQASETATHYHSGGDMEKAREAVARAQARYAGQNFSDSTELIREDRER; encoded by the coding sequence ATGGCTCAAATCTTAGTTGAAAATTTAGACCCCTTGATTCTCGAAAAGCTAGAAAATCTTGCCAAACAAAACGGTAGGTCTTTGCAAGAGGAATTAAAACACATCCTGCAACAAGCGAGTGAAACAGCAACACACTACCACAGTGGCGGCGATATGGAAAAAGCTAGAGAAGCAGTAGCACGCGCGCAGGCAAGATATGCAGGACAAAATTTCAGTGACAGTACAGAACTCATCCGTGAGGATAGAGAACGGTGA
- a CDS encoding Uma2 family endonuclease gives MTSASNPATEELTPFPDHTQLPESDGTFVKNFQEHPQSILLTDSIKPILQKLHPDGQYCIGQDSGIYWRMTDPPEKGAEAPDWFYVPNVPPLLDGQTRRSYVLWREFIAPLIVLEFVSGDGSEERDKTPWKGKFWIYEQVIRPPFYGIYEVKKASIEVYHLIEGQYQPLPANERGHYAIPHLGVELGIWQDSYQNMELPWLRCWDLQGNLLLTGEERAEQERQRAERLTAQLRALGIEPEA, from the coding sequence ATGACCTCTGCAAGCAATCCAGCCACTGAAGAACTCACCCCTTTTCCTGACCATACCCAACTTCCTGAGTCTGATGGTACATTTGTGAAAAACTTTCAGGAACATCCCCAAAGCATTCTACTCACAGACTCCATTAAACCAATACTGCAAAAACTTCACCCCGATGGGCAATACTGTATTGGTCAAGATAGCGGTATTTACTGGCGCATGACTGACCCCCCAGAAAAAGGAGCAGAAGCTCCTGACTGGTTTTATGTCCCGAATGTACCGCCTTTACTGGATGGACAAACACGACGCTCTTACGTGCTGTGGCGAGAATTTATTGCCCCTTTGATTGTTTTAGAATTTGTCTCTGGGGATGGTAGCGAGGAGCGAGACAAAACTCCTTGGAAGGGGAAATTTTGGATTTATGAGCAGGTGATTCGTCCTCCCTTCTATGGCATTTATGAAGTGAAAAAAGCCAGTATAGAAGTCTATCACTTAATTGAAGGACAGTATCAGCCATTACCAGCAAATGAGCGTGGGCATTATGCCATACCTCATTTGGGAGTTGAGTTAGGTATATGGCAGGACTCATATCAGAATATGGAATTACCCTGGCTGCGCTGCTGGGATTTGCAAGGTAATTTGTTGTTGACTGGTGAAGAAAGAGCCGAACAGGAACGCCAAAGGGCTGAACGCTTAACAGCACAATTACGTGCTTTGGGTATTGAACCAGAAGCGTGA
- the uvsE gene encoding UV DNA damage repair endonuclease UvsE, with the protein MTAIQIQNQPHLEQVQEPSPPYLGLVCITISKQVRFRAMTRTRYLKLSLKERETVLRELYQDNLQRLDTALSFCQQNNIRLYRMTSALFPMSDMEDEIGANILEEMKADLSKIGQKAQALDIRMVLHPDQFVVLSSDSAEIVKTSIKILARHARTLDLLGLPRSPWSLMNIHGGKSQRPAELIQVISELPAEIKNRLTLENDEYAYSSEEILAVCEQTGIPMVFDAHHQICHEKLDSYDHPSVAAMFYAARETWANPDWQLVHISNGETAFNDRKHSNLITAMPEVYHQAPWIEVEAKHKEEAIAHLRSWWLMGQ; encoded by the coding sequence ATGACTGCAATCCAAATTCAAAATCAACCGCATCTCGAACAAGTGCAAGAACCATCTCCACCATATTTAGGGCTGGTTTGTATTACTATATCTAAGCAGGTGCGCTTTCGGGCTATGACACGCACGCGTTACTTAAAACTCTCTCTCAAAGAACGCGAAACTGTTTTAAGAGAACTTTATCAAGATAACTTGCAGCGCTTAGATACAGCATTGTCTTTTTGTCAGCAAAATAATATTCGCCTGTATCGCATGACTTCGGCTTTATTTCCCATGAGTGACATGGAAGACGAAATTGGCGCAAATATATTAGAGGAAATGAAGGCGGATTTGAGTAAAATTGGTCAAAAGGCGCAAGCATTGGATATTAGAATGGTGCTTCACCCAGATCAATTTGTAGTGCTGAGTTCTGATTCTGCTGAAATTGTGAAAACAAGTATCAAAATTTTAGCACGACACGCGCGGACACTTGATTTGCTGGGCTTACCTCGTTCTCCTTGGTCATTGATGAATATTCACGGTGGGAAATCTCAACGCCCAGCAGAACTGATTCAGGTAATCTCAGAATTGCCAGCAGAAATTAAAAATCGTTTAACTCTAGAAAATGATGAATACGCTTATAGTTCTGAAGAAATTTTAGCCGTGTGTGAGCAAACTGGTATACCAATGGTGTTCGATGCTCATCACCAAATTTGTCATGAAAAATTAGATAGTTACGATCATCCCAGTGTAGCCGCTATGTTCTACGCAGCACGAGAAACTTGGGCTAACCCAGATTGGCAATTAGTTCATATTTCCAATGGTGAAACGGCTTTTAATGACAGAAAGCATAGTAATTTAATCACCGCTATGCCCGAAGTTTACCACCAAGCCCCCTGGATAGAAGTGGAAGCTAAACACAAAGAAGAAGCGATCGCACATTTGCGCTCTTGGTGGCTTATGGGACAATGA